From the genome of Acidimicrobiia bacterium, one region includes:
- the moaC gene encoding cyclic pyranopterin monophosphate synthase MoaC: MPASEFTHLDPLGRARMVDVTSKDATHRRAVARCRVYMLPATVSAIASGAITKGDVFAVARVAGIQAAKQTSNLLPLCHPLLVGSVYVNFRIEDAHVEIETQVDTIDRTGVEMEALTACSIAALTIYDMCKSIDRSMTIGDLQLWEKNGGRSGSWRRPKAGPDDFDL; this comes from the coding sequence ATGCCGGCCTCGGAGTTCACGCACCTCGACCCGCTCGGACGCGCCCGGATGGTCGACGTGACCTCCAAGGACGCGACCCACCGGCGAGCCGTCGCCCGGTGCCGGGTCTACATGCTTCCCGCGACGGTCTCGGCGATCGCGTCGGGCGCGATCACCAAGGGCGACGTGTTCGCGGTCGCCCGGGTGGCCGGCATCCAGGCCGCCAAGCAGACCTCGAACCTGCTGCCGCTGTGCCACCCGCTGCTGGTCGGCTCGGTCTACGTGAACTTCCGCATCGAGGACGCCCACGTCGAGATCGAGACCCAGGTCGACACCATCGACCGCACCGGTGTCGAGATGGAGGCGTTGACGGCCTGCTCGATCGCCGCGCTCACGATCTACGACATGTGCAAGTCGATCGACCGGTCGATGACGATCGGCGATCTCCAGCTCTGGGAGAAGAACGGCGGCCGCTCCGGCTCGTGGCGTCGTCCCAAAGCCGGCCCCGACGACTTCGATCTGTAG
- a CDS encoding Ig-like domain-containing protein — MQGWARRRGTIAVVVSLAAVGSFVATVPASAVDLPSAPRNLAVVAGKKANEMDLSWAAPTTGGNTFRYSIRIAADHGAFAAPIVTNNGNAKYKATCLGTNSCDFELAAINSAGTGPYGDVVTGTWAAPSAPTVKSAKGGPGANQMTVAWSAPKSLGGRPVTGYLYDVQVDSAGSWNGPFSTPGTKTAVLPCASSSATGGCAYRMYAANQVGTSPVSAAKSGTYGTPGAPTLGIVSAGPAADTATLNWTAPSSNGGLAIQYYVYSVSNDGGSFTQSPNHLSASPTRASVPCTANAYCSYSIKAVNAKGSGAASAVKTAQYTAPKNPQAITAVVGSDNLGSGDASITVNWNPPTDTGGSPITNYQGQECAGYCAGSATAWSSAPIESLGAGSTTWTPTCASGLNTCSYRVRAVTEFGVSSWTVPAYTVPWAVSNFTASPIPEDGDLSVTWSGPAESGAGLATIKLLVCTTSCNSVSNWTDSGVSIPTSAHSATQHCGSEVQCSYRLVETDNDGNTSTVSTSSTATAAALPTAPQNLAAVTSATTTLGAVDLTWQPPSDTGGFPVNGYTIQRSTDGGSTWPTTINLGNVTSYTDNACGASVLCTYHVASVTAVGQGPFGNTAQATGSDVPTAPQTLIASTPSAGVGSVFLQWTAPSSNGGHAISSYSLQRSTDGGSTWPTTLTVGVGTSYTDTGCGARVPCTYRIAAANNIGQGPFSNNATANGADVPTAPVVTAQTATSLGGVTLSWSAADGDGHAVTDYQYRVKINAGTFSAYTSVGNVTTFTDSNCDTNHQHNPPNSCTYEVRAVNSLGSGPASTDATASALTDFAAPAVTITAPANNSSPSTNKPQISGTAGTATGDPSTVTVRITDGLNNLYGFGPSGSFGAPISGGNWTVQASDYVTSLPDGTYTVTASQTDWAGNTGSASITITIDTNPPTLTFDTPHAGDVFSNATFDSCSPVGFCGTVNDAGSGVNYVKVSIQQGTGNYWNGSSFGSASEVFVTANCTPSCPTGSPSGSVSWNVPFTATNFPAEGTYTARVIAADNGGNVDNTGVSHPFTIDRTNPTATVTGPSANAIYDSAGTFDSSWPQSGCTNNHEVCGTAADPTSGGVSSGVASVNVSILASSTANTTINGKYWNGSSFGSPTESFTLATGTTSWNMLMPMSNFAAGGSYIVHVVVADAAGNVNSSSSTTFFVDYNPSDTTFVATTGSDSNSGLTPALAKATVAAGVQAAQGASRSRVVVAGGSYGAVALTSGTHGNNKTIRGGFSAGTAWKHAAPGTNVVTVSAAGTAFTVTGDTGITLQQLTISATNTSLAAGSSVYGLQALGGAGVSLQRDAISAAAGVAGGAGTNNAGTATGGSTGGGGTGGCDHCGSTGGGAGGSPAANGGAGGSNPGRQSGNGGATGVTASGGGTGGGGGSGGCIGYYGGCKGTHGFGGAAGGKGSSGAAGAAGDSAYSTTGFNAAVGNGANGGNGSAGGGGGGGGAGGAGCDGGACVGDWLSGGAGGGGGGGGGAGIGGGAGLGGGGSFGVYSVNSTVTIDNQTSVTTGNGGSGGTGGSGQTGGAGGGSGNGGNGNCTGGCAVGSRSGAGGVGGGAVNAAGPNGNDGNDGGGCCNGSGGSGASGGGGGGGGSGAGGGGGAGGASVGLLAKGTGGFTGAFGTGQVTIGAAGGGGGGGTAGSGGNGGSTGGAGVAVKTKTVA; from the coding sequence ATGCAAGGCTGGGCGCGTCGTCGCGGGACGATCGCAGTCGTCGTCTCGCTCGCAGCGGTCGGATCGTTCGTCGCGACCGTGCCGGCCAGCGCGGTCGACTTGCCGTCGGCGCCGCGCAATCTCGCGGTCGTCGCCGGCAAGAAGGCGAACGAGATGGATCTCTCGTGGGCCGCGCCCACGACCGGCGGCAACACGTTCCGGTACTCGATCCGCATCGCGGCCGATCACGGCGCGTTCGCCGCGCCGATCGTCACGAACAACGGGAACGCGAAGTACAAGGCGACGTGCCTCGGCACGAACAGCTGCGACTTCGAGCTCGCCGCGATCAACTCCGCGGGGACCGGTCCGTACGGTGACGTCGTCACCGGCACGTGGGCGGCGCCGAGCGCGCCGACGGTCAAGAGCGCCAAGGGTGGGCCGGGCGCGAACCAGATGACGGTCGCGTGGTCGGCGCCCAAGAGCCTCGGCGGCCGTCCCGTCACGGGTTACCTCTACGACGTCCAGGTCGACAGCGCGGGTTCGTGGAACGGGCCGTTCTCCACGCCCGGGACGAAGACCGCGGTGCTCCCGTGCGCGTCGTCGAGCGCGACCGGTGGCTGCGCGTACCGCATGTACGCGGCGAACCAGGTCGGCACGTCGCCGGTGAGCGCGGCGAAGTCGGGCACCTACGGCACGCCGGGCGCGCCGACGCTCGGCATCGTGTCCGCCGGTCCCGCGGCCGACACCGCGACGCTGAACTGGACCGCGCCGTCGAGCAACGGCGGCCTCGCGATCCAGTACTACGTCTATTCGGTCAGCAACGACGGTGGTTCGTTCACACAATCGCCGAATCACCTCTCGGCGTCTCCGACTCGCGCGTCGGTTCCGTGCACCGCCAACGCGTACTGCTCGTACTCGATCAAGGCCGTGAACGCGAAGGGCAGCGGCGCGGCGTCGGCCGTGAAGACCGCGCAGTACACCGCACCGAAGAATCCGCAGGCCATCACCGCGGTCGTCGGCTCCGACAACCTCGGCAGCGGCGACGCGTCGATCACGGTGAACTGGAACCCGCCGACCGACACCGGCGGCAGCCCGATCACCAACTACCAGGGCCAGGAGTGCGCGGGCTACTGCGCGGGCTCGGCGACCGCGTGGAGCTCGGCACCGATCGAGTCGCTCGGTGCGGGCTCGACGACGTGGACGCCGACCTGTGCGTCCGGACTCAACACCTGCAGCTACCGCGTGCGCGCCGTCACGGAGTTCGGCGTCAGCAGCTGGACGGTTCCGGCGTACACGGTGCCGTGGGCGGTCAGTAACTTCACCGCGTCGCCGATCCCCGAGGACGGCGACCTCAGCGTGACGTGGTCCGGGCCCGCCGAGAGCGGGGCCGGACTCGCGACGATCAAGCTCCTCGTCTGCACGACCAGCTGCAACAGCGTGTCGAACTGGACCGACAGCGGTGTGTCGATCCCGACGAGCGCGCACAGCGCGACGCAGCACTGCGGCTCCGAGGTGCAGTGCTCGTACCGGCTCGTCGAGACCGACAACGACGGCAACACGAGCACGGTGTCGACGAGCAGCACCGCGACCGCGGCCGCGCTCCCGACCGCCCCGCAGAACCTCGCCGCGGTGACGAGCGCGACGACGACGCTCGGCGCGGTCGACCTCACGTGGCAGCCGCCGAGCGACACCGGTGGCTTCCCGGTCAACGGCTACACGATCCAGCGTTCGACCGACGGCGGCTCGACCTGGCCGACGACGATCAACCTCGGCAATGTCACCTCGTACACCGACAACGCTTGCGGCGCGAGCGTGCTGTGCACCTACCACGTCGCGTCGGTCACCGCGGTCGGGCAGGGCCCGTTCGGCAACACCGCGCAGGCCACCGGCTCCGACGTTCCGACCGCACCGCAAACGCTCATCGCGTCGACCCCGAGCGCGGGTGTCGGCTCGGTGTTCCTGCAGTGGACCGCGCCGAGCAGCAACGGCGGCCACGCGATTTCGAGCTACTCGCTCCAGCGTTCGACCGACGGCGGCTCCACGTGGCCGACGACGCTCACGGTCGGCGTGGGCACGAGCTACACCGACACCGGTTGTGGCGCGCGCGTCCCGTGCACGTACCGCATCGCCGCCGCGAACAACATCGGCCAGGGTCCCTTCAGCAACAACGCGACCGCGAACGGCGCGGACGTGCCGACCGCGCCGGTCGTGACCGCGCAGACCGCGACCTCGCTCGGCGGCGTGACGTTGAGCTGGAGCGCGGCCGACGGCGACGGCCACGCGGTGACCGACTACCAGTACCGCGTGAAGATCAACGCGGGAACGTTCAGCGCGTACACGTCGGTCGGAAACGTCACGACGTTCACCGACAGCAACTGCGACACGAACCATCAGCACAACCCGCCCAACTCGTGCACCTACGAAGTGCGCGCGGTGAACTCGCTGGGCAGCGGTCCGGCGAGCACCGACGCGACCGCGAGCGCGCTCACCGACTTCGCGGCTCCGGCCGTGACGATCACGGCGCCGGCGAACAACTCGTCGCCGAGCACGAACAAGCCGCAGATCTCGGGCACCGCGGGAACGGCGACGGGTGATCCCTCGACCGTCACCGTGCGCATCACCGACGGCCTCAACAACCTCTACGGCTTCGGACCGTCGGGGTCGTTCGGCGCGCCGATCTCGGGCGGCAACTGGACCGTGCAGGCGAGCGACTACGTGACGTCGTTGCCGGACGGCACGTACACCGTCACCGCGAGCCAGACCGACTGGGCCGGCAACACGGGCTCGGCATCGATCACGATCACGATCGACACCAACCCGCCGACGCTGACGTTCGACACGCCGCACGCGGGCGACGTCTTCAGCAACGCGACGTTCGACAGCTGCTCACCGGTCGGCTTCTGCGGCACGGTGAACGACGCGGGCTCGGGCGTGAACTACGTGAAGGTCTCGATCCAACAGGGCACCGGCAACTACTGGAACGGCTCGAGCTTCGGCAGCGCGTCGGAGGTGTTCGTCACCGCCAACTGCACGCCGAGCTGCCCGACCGGTTCACCGTCGGGGAGCGTGAGCTGGAACGTGCCGTTCACCGCGACGAACTTCCCCGCGGAGGGCACGTACACCGCGCGCGTCATCGCGGCGGACAACGGCGGCAACGTCGACAACACCGGCGTCTCGCACCCGTTCACGATCGATCGCACGAACCCGACGGCGACCGTCACGGGCCCGAGCGCGAACGCGATCTACGACAGCGCGGGCACGTTCGACAGCTCGTGGCCGCAGTCCGGCTGCACCAACAACCACGAGGTCTGTGGCACCGCGGCCGACCCGACCTCGGGTGGCGTGAGCTCCGGCGTCGCGAGCGTCAACGTGTCGATCCTCGCGTCGAGCACCGCGAACACGACGATCAACGGCAAGTACTGGAACGGCTCGAGCTTCGGCAGCCCGACCGAGTCGTTCACGCTCGCGACCGGCACCACGAGCTGGAACATGTTGATGCCGATGAGCAACTTCGCGGCCGGCGGTTCGTACATCGTGCACGTCGTGGTTGCGGACGCGGCCGGCAACGTCAACTCGTCGTCGAGCACGACGTTCTTCGTCGACTACAACCCGAGCGACACCACGTTCGTGGCGACCACCGGCTCCGATTCCAACAGCGGTCTCACACCGGCGCTCGCGAAGGCGACGGTCGCCGCGGGCGTGCAAGCCGCGCAGGGCGCGAGCCGCAGCCGGGTCGTGGTCGCGGGCGGTTCGTACGGCGCGGTCGCGCTGACGAGCGGCACGCACGGCAACAACAAGACGATTCGCGGCGGGTTCAGCGCCGGGACCGCGTGGAAGCACGCGGCGCCGGGCACGAACGTCGTGACCGTCTCCGCCGCGGGCACCGCGTTCACCGTGACGGGCGACACCGGGATCACGCTCCAGCAGCTCACGATCTCCGCGACCAACACGAGCCTCGCGGCCGGTAGCAGCGTCTACGGCCTGCAGGCGCTCGGCGGTGCCGGGGTCTCGCTGCAGCGGGACGCGATCTCGGCGGCGGCCGGTGTCGCCGGCGGCGCGGGCACGAACAACGCCGGCACCGCGACCGGTGGCAGCACCGGCGGCGGCGGCACCGGTGGCTGCGACCACTGCGGCAGCACCGGCGGCGGCGCGGGCGGCTCGCCGGCCGCCAACGGCGGTGCCGGCGGCAGCAACCCGGGTCGCCAGTCGGGCAACGGCGGCGCCACCGGAGTGACGGCTTCGGGCGGCGGCACGGGTGGCGGCGGCGGATCCGGTGGGTGCATCGGCTACTACGGCGGCTGCAAGGGCACGCACGGCTTCGGCGGGGCCGCCGGTGGCAAGGGCAGCTCCGGTGCTGCGGGTGCCGCGGGTGATTCCGCGTACTCGACCACCGGCTTCAACGCCGCGGTCGGCAACGGCGCCAACGGTGGGAACGGCAGCGCCGGTGGTGGTGGCGGCGGCGGTGGCGCCGGTGGTGCCGGCTGCGACGGTGGCGCCTGCGTCGGTGACTGGCTGAGTGGTGGCGCCGGCGGCGGCGGTGGTGGCGGCGGCGGCGCTGGTATCGGCGGCGGCGCGGGCCTCGGCGGCGGCGGTTCCTTCGGCGTGTACAGCGTGAACTCGACGGTCACCATCGACAACCAGACGTCGGTCACGACCGGCAACGGCGGGTCCGGCGGTACGGGTGGCTCCGGCCAGACCGGCGGCGCCGGCGGCGGCAGCGGGAACGGCGGGAACGGCAACTGCACCGGCGGATGTGCCGTCGGCAGCCGGTCCGGTGCCGGTGGTGTCGGCGGCGGCGCCGTGAACGCGGCCGGACCCAACGGCAACGACGGCAACGACGGCGGCGGTTGCTGCAACGGCTCCGGCGGTAGCGGTGCCAGCGGTGGCGGTGGTGGCGGCGGCGGATCCGGTGCCGGTGGCGGTGGCGGCGCGGGCGGCGCGAGCGTCGGTCTGCTCGCCAAGGGCACCGGCGGTTTCACCGGCGCATTCGGCACCGGGCAGGTCACCATCGGCGCGGCCGGCGGCGGTGGTGGCGGTGGTACCGCGGGCTCGGGCGGGAACGGCGGCTCCACTGGCGGCGCCGGCGTCGCGGTGAAGACCAAGACCGTCGCCTGA
- the galU gene encoding UTP--glucose-1-phosphate uridylyltransferase GalU yields the protein MTKVRKAVIPAAGLGTRFLPATKSQPKEMLPVVDKPAIQYVVEEAVRAGLDDILIITGRNKRAIEDHFDRNFELEYYLEQAGKHETLKDVQASAELAHIHYLRQGDPNGLGHAVAVARAHVGNESFAVLLADDIMVDDGELLRSMLDVHDRYGRSVMALLQVSEEEISSYGCAAGEGVHDDLIEVKTIVEKPPRDEAPSNLAVFGRYVFTPEIFDALDRIQPGRGGELQLTDAISLLLDEQSVYGRLFVEGRHDIGQKLGFLRANIELALDRPDMGPAVAEMLRDVARKYHL from the coding sequence GTGACGAAGGTGCGCAAGGCCGTGATCCCCGCCGCCGGTCTCGGCACGCGGTTCCTGCCGGCGACGAAGAGTCAGCCGAAGGAGATGCTGCCCGTCGTCGACAAGCCCGCGATCCAGTACGTCGTCGAAGAGGCGGTACGCGCGGGGCTCGACGACATCCTCATCATCACGGGCCGCAACAAGCGTGCGATCGAGGACCACTTCGACCGCAACTTCGAGCTCGAGTACTACCTCGAGCAGGCAGGCAAGCACGAGACGCTGAAGGACGTGCAGGCGTCGGCGGAGCTCGCGCACATCCACTACTTGCGGCAGGGCGATCCGAACGGTCTCGGTCACGCGGTCGCGGTCGCGCGTGCGCACGTCGGCAACGAGTCGTTCGCGGTGCTGCTCGCCGACGACATCATGGTCGACGACGGTGAGCTGTTGCGCTCGATGCTCGACGTGCACGATCGCTACGGCCGCTCGGTGATGGCGCTGCTGCAGGTGAGCGAAGAGGAGATCTCGTCGTACGGCTGCGCTGCGGGTGAAGGCGTGCACGACGACCTCATCGAGGTGAAGACGATCGTCGAGAAGCCGCCGCGCGACGAGGCTCCGTCGAACCTCGCGGTGTTCGGTCGCTACGTGTTCACACCCGAGATCTTCGACGCGCTCGATCGCATCCAGCCCGGCCGCGGCGGCGAGCTCCAGCTCACCGACGCGATCTCATTGCTGCTCGACGAGCAGAGCGTCTACGGGCGACTCTTCGTCGAGGGTCGCCACGACATCGGACAGAAGCTCGGCTTCCTACGCGCCAACATCGAGCTCGCGCTCGATCGGCCCGACATGGGCCCCGCGGTTGCCGAGATGCTGCGCGACGTCGCGCGCAAGTACCACCTCTGA
- a CDS encoding glycerol-3-phosphate acyltransferase, translating into MSGYVVLLAPVGYVLGMFPSALLVARAKGIDVTSEGSGNPGASNVARLLGWRFGAIVLIADFAKGAAASGIGMAAAGRPGAYILGVAAVVGHTYPIRRKGGKGVAAAGGMLVVLFPLIVLVLGLSWFVVARLLHKASIASLLVVVAFPFAVWLRGYDDWEVIVIAAVSALLVLRHLPNIRRLVHRQEIDVTPPPAV; encoded by the coding sequence ATGTCGGGGTACGTCGTCCTCCTCGCTCCGGTGGGATACGTGCTCGGCATGTTCCCGAGCGCGCTGCTCGTCGCGCGGGCCAAGGGCATCGACGTCACGTCCGAAGGATCCGGGAACCCGGGCGCGTCGAATGTCGCACGGCTGCTCGGCTGGCGTTTCGGCGCGATCGTGCTGATCGCCGATTTCGCGAAGGGCGCGGCGGCGTCGGGTATCGGCATGGCCGCGGCCGGCCGGCCGGGCGCGTACATCCTCGGCGTCGCGGCCGTCGTCGGCCACACGTACCCGATCCGCCGGAAGGGCGGGAAGGGCGTCGCCGCTGCGGGCGGGATGCTCGTGGTGCTGTTCCCGCTCATCGTGCTCGTGCTCGGGCTCTCGTGGTTCGTCGTCGCGCGGCTGCTGCACAAGGCTTCGATCGCGTCGTTGCTCGTCGTCGTCGCGTTCCCGTTCGCGGTCTGGCTGCGCGGCTACGACGACTGGGAGGTCATCGTCATCGCGGCCGTCTCGGCGCTGCTTGTGCTGCGGCACCTGCCGAACATCCGCCGCCTCGTGCATCGTCAGGAGATCGACGTCACGCCTCCACCCGCCGTCTGA
- a CDS encoding FmdB family zinc ribbon protein — protein MPTYQYRCAKCGEDLEVFQSFSDKPLTRHAKCGGKLQKVLSSVGIVLKGSGFYKTDNRSSSSKPKRDEPASASSESKSSTESGSSDTKTSASSSSDSAKSSNGSSNGSKSKSDKKPAAKSA, from the coding sequence ATGCCGACGTACCAGTACCGCTGCGCCAAGTGCGGTGAGGACCTCGAGGTGTTCCAGAGCTTCAGCGACAAGCCGCTGACGCGCCACGCGAAGTGCGGCGGCAAGCTCCAGAAGGTGCTCTCGTCGGTCGGGATCGTGCTGAAGGGATCGGGCTTCTACAAGACCGACAACCGCTCGAGCTCCAGCAAGCCCAAGCGCGACGAGCCCGCCTCCGCGAGCAGCGAGTCGAAGTCGTCGACGGAGTCGGGCTCCTCGGACACGAAGACCTCGGCGTCGTCGTCCTCCGACAGCGCGAAGAGCAGCAACGGGTCGTCCAACGGCTCGAAGTCGAAGAGCGACAAGAAGCCCGCCGCGAAGTCGGCCTGA
- the cpaB gene encoding Flp pilus assembly protein CpaB, with the protein MSRFVRRAPRARVLQVAAMLAALMTVRLVAGDLGALHRGARTYGAMRAVVLARADLDVGMRVRAHDVRVVELPGASLPPHALADAGDAVGRVVTVPVLAGAAITSRALAPSRRDGVSAVVPPDRRAVRVVGTDGLRPDPGSVVDVLATLESRDVGGDVEPTAVVAHAARVLSVDAAPSHDEGADGGANRRVGVVVLVTIDEASHIADATARGALMLALDPPEAVCDASPVSCRP; encoded by the coding sequence ATGTCCCGTTTCGTTCGGCGGGCGCCGCGCGCCCGCGTCCTGCAGGTCGCGGCGATGCTCGCCGCGCTCATGACCGTGCGCTTGGTCGCCGGTGACCTCGGTGCGCTGCACCGCGGCGCGCGTACGTACGGCGCGATGCGCGCGGTCGTGCTCGCGCGCGCCGACCTCGACGTCGGCATGCGCGTCCGCGCGCACGATGTGCGCGTCGTCGAGCTGCCGGGAGCATCGCTGCCGCCGCACGCGCTCGCGGATGCGGGCGACGCGGTCGGCCGCGTCGTGACCGTGCCCGTGCTCGCGGGCGCCGCGATCACGAGTCGGGCACTCGCGCCGAGCCGGCGCGACGGCGTGAGCGCGGTGGTGCCGCCCGATCGGCGCGCAGTACGCGTCGTCGGCACCGACGGACTCCGCCCGGATCCGGGCAGCGTCGTCGACGTGCTCGCGACCCTCGAGAGTCGTGACGTCGGCGGCGACGTCGAGCCGACCGCGGTCGTCGCGCACGCGGCGCGCGTGTTGTCGGTCGACGCGGCGCCGTCGCACGACGAAGGTGCCGACGGCGGCGCGAACCGGCGGGTCGGTGTGGTCGTGCTCGTCACGATCGACGAAGCGAGCCACATCGCCGACGCGACCGCACGAGGCGCGCTGATGCTCGCGCTCGACCCGCCCGAGGCGGTGTGCGACGCGAGCCCGGTATCGTGCCGGCCGTGA
- the glp gene encoding gephyrin-like molybdotransferase Glp produces the protein MISLTDAQARVLEGIERLAPAPMRPAEALGLVLAADVVASEAVPPFANTAMDGYAVRAADTAGASEAAPVRLRVVGELPAGRAPSTPVAAGEAIRIMTGAPIPDGADAIVMVERTARDGDDAVRIHAAAQVRDHVREAAGDIAPGTVVFGAGTVVRPAHLGVLASLDVDSVDVFPRARVAVLSTGDELVERGPLAPGQIRDGNRPMLRALVAETGAVVVDLGMARDDEAIITEAVAHAADTCDALVTSGAVSVGDYDFVKTAIESVARDRPGSDYLWAQVAIKPAKPLAFGRLGRVPVFGLPGNPVSSHVSFELFARPALRMLMGHADVHRPRIRARAAHDFGRRADGRLYVERVVLARGGDGGFVVSRSGIQASNVLSGMARANGLALLPDGEGVPAGTDLDVMVLDLP, from the coding sequence GTGATCTCGCTCACCGACGCGCAGGCGCGCGTGCTCGAAGGCATCGAGCGGCTCGCGCCCGCGCCGATGCGTCCGGCGGAGGCGCTCGGACTCGTGCTCGCGGCCGACGTCGTCGCGTCGGAAGCGGTTCCGCCGTTCGCGAACACCGCGATGGACGGCTACGCGGTGCGAGCCGCCGACACGGCCGGCGCGTCCGAGGCTGCGCCGGTGCGGCTGCGCGTCGTCGGCGAGCTGCCGGCCGGGCGCGCACCGTCGACGCCGGTCGCCGCGGGCGAAGCCATCCGGATCATGACCGGCGCGCCCATTCCCGACGGCGCCGACGCGATCGTGATGGTGGAGCGCACCGCGCGCGACGGCGACGACGCCGTTCGCATCCACGCCGCGGCACAGGTCCGGGATCACGTCCGCGAGGCCGCGGGCGACATCGCGCCGGGCACGGTCGTGTTCGGCGCAGGGACGGTCGTCCGGCCCGCACACCTCGGCGTGCTCGCGAGCCTCGACGTCGACTCGGTCGACGTGTTCCCGCGTGCCCGGGTCGCGGTCCTCTCGACCGGCGACGAGCTCGTCGAGCGCGGCCCGCTCGCGCCGGGGCAGATCCGCGACGGGAACCGGCCGATGCTGCGCGCGCTCGTCGCGGAGACGGGCGCGGTGGTGGTCGACCTCGGCATGGCGCGCGACGACGAGGCGATCATCACCGAGGCCGTCGCTCACGCTGCGGACACGTGCGACGCACTCGTCACGAGCGGCGCGGTGTCGGTCGGCGACTACGACTTCGTGAAGACCGCGATCGAGTCGGTGGCGCGGGACCGTCCGGGCAGCGACTACCTCTGGGCCCAGGTCGCGATCAAGCCGGCCAAGCCACTCGCGTTCGGACGGCTCGGGCGTGTGCCGGTGTTCGGCCTGCCCGGCAACCCGGTGTCGTCGCACGTGAGCTTCGAGCTCTTCGCGCGACCCGCGCTGCGCATGCTGATGGGCCACGCCGACGTGCACCGGCCGCGTATCCGTGCGCGCGCCGCGCACGACTTCGGCCGGCGCGCCGACGGCCGGCTCTACGTCGAGCGGGTCGTGCTCGCGCGCGGCGGCGACGGCGGCTTCGTCGTGAGTCGTTCGGGCATCCAGGCGAGCAACGTGCTCTCGGGGATGGCGCGCGCGAACGGGCTCGCGCTGCTGCCCGACGGCGAGGGCGTGCCTGCCGGCACCGACCTCGACGTCATGGTCCTCGACCTGCCCTGA
- the moaA gene encoding GTP 3',8-cyclase MoaA — MTTRTVPIPLIDAHARQVRDLRISITDRCNFRCTYCMPVEGMDWLPRDQLLTYEEIARVARICVEHFGFEAIRLTGGEPLIRAHVVRLVEMLAPLGVDLALTTNGVKLPELAHDLAAAGLARINVSLDSLRRDVFLALTRRDELDRVLAGIDAALDAGMRPVKVNCVVTRGVNEDEVVDLAEFGRRKGVGVRFIEFMPLDADEAWSRDQVVPAHEILERIDAVFPLESTATTETDVETPSGHVEPAARYRYRDGQGDVGVIASVTEPFCEQCDRVRLTAEGKLRTCLFALDETDLRAILRDPQVPPGEIDGRLAAALVAAVGDKWAGHRIGQVDFVRPGRSMSQIGG; from the coding sequence GTGACGACGCGCACTGTTCCGATCCCGCTGATCGACGCGCACGCGCGCCAGGTCCGGGATCTGCGGATCTCGATCACCGACCGCTGCAACTTCCGCTGCACCTATTGCATGCCGGTCGAGGGGATGGACTGGCTGCCCCGCGATCAGCTCCTCACCTACGAGGAGATCGCCCGGGTCGCACGGATCTGCGTCGAGCACTTCGGCTTCGAGGCCATCCGGCTCACGGGTGGCGAGCCGCTGATCCGCGCCCACGTCGTGCGACTGGTCGAGATGCTCGCCCCGCTCGGCGTCGACCTCGCGCTGACGACCAACGGTGTGAAGCTGCCCGAGCTCGCGCACGACCTCGCCGCGGCCGGGCTGGCGCGGATCAACGTGTCCCTCGACTCGCTCCGCCGCGACGTGTTCCTCGCGCTCACGCGCCGAGACGAGCTCGACCGTGTCCTCGCCGGCATCGACGCCGCGCTCGACGCGGGGATGCGTCCGGTGAAGGTCAACTGCGTCGTGACGCGGGGCGTCAACGAGGACGAGGTCGTCGATCTCGCCGAGTTCGGTCGCCGCAAGGGTGTGGGCGTCCGGTTCATCGAGTTCATGCCGCTCGACGCCGACGAAGCGTGGAGCCGGGACCAGGTCGTGCCGGCGCACGAGATCCTCGAGCGCATCGATGCGGTGTTCCCGCTCGAGTCGACCGCCACGACCGAGACCGACGTCGAGACCCCGAGCGGCCACGTCGAGCCGGCCGCGCGGTACCGCTACCGGGACGGTCAGGGCGACGTCGGCGTCATCGCGTCGGTGACCGAGCCCTTCTGCGAGCAGTGCGACCGGGTGCGGCTGACGGCGGAGGGCAAGCTCCGCACCTGTCTCTTCGCGCTCGACGAGACCGACCTGCGCGCCATCCTCCGCGACCCGCAGGTCCCGCCGGGCGAAATCGACGGGCGCCTCGCGGCCGCGCTCGTCGCCGCGGTCGGCGACAAGTGGGCCGGGCACCGGATCGGCCAGGTCGATTTCGTGCGCCCGGGGCGCTCGATGAGCCAGATCGGCGGCTAA